ttgtttatatgtgccctgcgattgaatggtgaccagttcaggtcttgcctctcgcccagagtcagctgggatagactccagcacgcccgtgactctagtgaggataagcagtatggaaaatggattaaATGTTAgatgcataataatttggaacaaaaACAGACCCGACCTttattggatgtcattagattgtTCAGGAAGATCTAATGGCCAGTATAGAGTGTGATACAATGTCCCACTAATCTTTTCAGGTATTTATtggtccttctggtgtgtgcatgtgcagtatgttttcattttctttttgcaaatatttgaaTGTTGGTGTGTTTTCACTTAATTCTGTACtaagtatattattatatgtacgtattatattgttattaatatatttcagaaatatttttgaaggTTGTTTAAGTGAAAACTGAAAGATTTGGCATGCGGCATCTAAAAGTTGGCTGTGTAACAACATCCTTTTTTCAATGCAAGTCAATGTTCTACATACGAATGCGACACCATTCAGCAACTGACACACAAATAGGTATCTAATATGCACTCTGGGGAGTGACACAAGAAAGGCTTTAGAACTGAAAGCGGaggtggaaaagaaaaagatttacATTGGAGGATATTATGTAGTGCGAGATGTGTGTTTCAAACAACGATAATAATGGGCTCATGTTGGATTGCGGTGTCATAACAGTTTAGCATAAAGCTTCAATGTTTAAACAGTGCCTCAATATTAGCTGACTGGTTATTTGGATGCGGTCCAGAAGCTTGGATGGCCCCCTGAATGTCAATCAATCCAACCAGTCAGCCCACTGCAGTGTTTTATGGCCATATTGTGAAAGAAGAACACTTATGGGCATTCAATTTAATCTTCCTTGCGGTTATTATAATGAGTAGTTCTCCGGCGTGTCCACAGAGCACAATTAATTTGATCTGTTGTCTTAATTACAACCTATTTAGCCTAAGAGCAAACAGTGGGACAATTAACCCTGCAGCTAAGCACCTtccacaaagacaacatatcaCTGTGTCTCCATCAGGTAGCACACCGGTATCGGCCTCTTTAGACTGTCTGCTGGCAGAGCAGGGCTGCATCCAAGAGCAGTCCTGCATGGTCCTGTACCGCCTGTTGGAATACTGTGCAGATGAGGAGGCGGTTTCGCCGCTCGGCCCGGAGGCCCGCACAGAGTGCCTGGAGGCTCAGAACTCCTTGCAGCACCATCGCCCCCTTCAAGTGTGCAAATGTCAGCGTGGATCTCGACGAGAGGAACACTGCCTCAGGGTCTACTGGACTGTGAGGTTTGGAGGTGGGATTTAAGCTCTgccatctgtgtgtgtgagcatgcgcgtgtgtgtgtgtgtgtgtgcgcgcgtgtgtgtgtgtgtgtgagcgtgtgtgtgtgtgtgtgtgcgcgcgtgtgtgcgcacatgtgtgtgtgtttgtgtatttattgcTTACCTACACTCACTGACCATAACAGCATGCACACCTGCATAATGTAATGAGATTCCAGCACAAGAGTTGAATAAAAGATTCTGCCTTCACAAACTCGAGTGAAGAGGAATCGTAAACCTTGGTAGATACCTTagatcagtgtttcccaacctctGTAGAGCCAAAACAGAAATTTACattgagaaaaatctcacagtacactaccaaacaaaatatgtcacaaaaagtggatacatatGTCAACTGAATGCAACCGAACTGGACAATCGGCTACAAAGTGCAGTCGGCGATTCACATCTGCACATCAAGCGATTGACCCCTCGCACACATGCTTgctacaatggaaaaaaaaaaaaacgtgagctCTGGTGTTCTTAttggataattattttttttgaggcTCCATATATatgctgtactgtattattattattttttatttaaccacaAACAAAAGCGTGTTTGTCAAGGACGAAGTGTACTTCCCTGGTCGCTATAGCTatattgtaataatacaaaaagaGGAAACAGGTGAGAACTAATGGATAGAGTGTGAATATTTGAGAGGGAGTTGGCAATGATTGCCCCATTCATGACTGCATTTGTGCATTTCGGTGAGAGAAACTCTCCACACTTGCACAGGTGCATATGAAATCATAAATAGTTAAGTATcacagtaaaacacaatatacacaTTTGAATACACAGAATTGGTATGGCTTGGCAGCTGCCAGCTGGAGCTAATTTCGTACCCGGTAAcgtaatttttgttgtgaaagctcaggcatttttgattggcctttACATCTGCAATTCAACTTTTAAATtgctgcaaaataaaaactagTTGCAAAACTCTGCATAACACACTTGAGTTGCATTCAGCTGTCTTGttcggtgtgcggcgggcctaaGGTCAgtcaaagactaaattgtcttttggtgtgcatgtgagcatgaatatttttttcgcctatatgtaccctgtgattggctggcgaccagtccagggtgtaccctgcctctctcgAAGTCACCTGGGAGAGcctgcagctcacccacgaccctaatgaagatacgcagtatagaaaatggacgaatggatgttttaataatgttgtttaataaatatgaatttttaaTTGCTCCAGATGATGCATGTGTGCTTGTTGCTATACTGTTTTTATATAGTTTTGATAGATTCTATAATTGTGATGTGACAGTGGTGGTATTAAAAGGTAGATTAAGTTGGGTAAGTCCTCaatgaaggcccaggtaccaaatgcatggcCCGCCTCTGTCATGAATCATTCACTGAGAAATTgaggaaaatgtgaaaagatATTGTTGTGTCATTAGCTAGTAACTTCAAAACTATATATCTGATTTCTATGAAATGTTCTTGCGGTGTGGTGCATGAGCTAAGTAAGAACAAGTTTGTTCCATGTAGCAATCGGTACAAACTTtgcaatgcatccatccatgcattgtCTGAgccatttatcctcactagggtcgcgggagtgctggagcctatcccagctatcatcggggaggaggcggggtacatccagaactggatgccagccaatcgcagggcacatacaaacaagcaaacattcacacctacgggcaatttagagtcgtcaatcaacataccatgttgggatgtgggaggaaaccggagtgcccggagaaaacccacacaggcacggggagaacatgcaaactccacacaagcggggccggggattgaacctcggacCTCAgtattgtgaggcagacgctctaaccagtcgcccatcgtGCCGCCGCTTTGCAATGCAGTTGCCCAGAATTTCAGATAAACATACCGGTACTGTATTTTGGGTATGGTGTTTCATTCTGCTTTGGGAGAGGTCTGCATTCTATTGAGTGCCATTGTAGTTATCTTTGCATTGAGAGAATTTTGGATACAGCTCTTTTATcctattagattgtgcaggtgtccctaatgttgtggccctTATGTGAAACTGCTGAAAACAAGACTTCACTTCTGTTTTTAGCATATGATGAGTATGAAGTGTCTCCATATGAAGAATTGGAGTTCAGCCTGGTGAGAAACATTGACATGTCACATATGGCGTCCATCATGGCAGGTACAGCCACGGATAtgacacaatgaatgaatgaattattcaaGGTTATTTCCTTGTCGACACGATACTCTTGTTTTCCCACCAGCTTCTTCTGTGTCTGTGGACGGTCACAATCAGTGTCTCAAGGCGGCCCAAGACTGTGGCCTGTATGAGAAATGCGGCTCCCTGCGTTCCGAGTACGTAGTGGCGTGCACCAAGCGAGCGGCGGCCTCTGACAACACTTGCAACCGTCAGAAGTGCCACCGAGCCCTGCGGCGTTTCCTGGAGCGTGTCCCAGAAGAGTACAGCTTCGCCTTGCTCTTCTGCCCTTGCTCCGACACCCTATGTGGGGAGCGCCGCAGGAAAACCATCGTACCGTCTTGTTCCTATGAGGAGAACACTAAGGGGGAGGATCGAGTGGGCAAGCCCAACTGCCTCAACCTGCAGAACTACTGCTCCAGGGACGAGCTGTGTAGGTGAGAAAGGTTGCTTGTTCATTACAGAGCTGGACATTTTCTGAGGTGAATGTTATTGTCAGTCATAGGCAAAATGTGCAAACAAGAGGgagaacaatgtttttgttttagaacaTGTTCACCTTGTGCTTCAATTGTTCTGAATGCTTCTGTCCACATTACACAAATCCAATAATGTTTtacatgtattattttgtttgtttatactacATAGacagtgtatatactgtatgagttCCACATTAATTTTGCTTCTGCTCTGCATAACAACATGGGGAtgtatgtgaaaaaaaaaacaaaacaggaatgtATCTGTACGTATCTTAAATagctgtgacatttttttttacctttaaaaaTCCATGTTTCAAGTGAAGAACTCATTGCATTTGGGGATCATTTGAACACCCGCCTATTTGTGGTTCACCATTTATAAAGTCACCTGTTCCCGTATTGGGGTTATTTTCTGTGGAACTTTTGAGCTCTGTCTGTAATGCTAAACtaacacaagatggcagcaaagcctTGGCTAAtcggaaagtagtaattggtgtcaaggaagtatggtGAAGTGACCCACTGCTCAAAGATTTTCATCTTTGTATCCAGTCTGTCAGGGAGGATTTGAGTTTAGCCGGGGTTGTTAGCAGACGTTATGTAGAGTCTTTGCCgcctgtgtatttttttgttttgctgagtGACTATTAAAAAGTTTAAGTCGACAAATTGcttgaaaatgtatattttatgggTTGCAAGCGGGGCCATACATGCCAGGGTaattttttccaaatccaatAATCTgtatgccatttatttttaaaggtaatgttgtaaaaggagtttgaaattaatataaaccattataaacattttgaggTAATCAATTACTCTTATTTTTCCGCTATTCGTGATAAGGCTCGGTTCCTTTCCTGCGCAATCGacgtttttactttttaatggaCTGCAACAATAGCAATGTGTgtgatgcaaaaacaaaagcctCCAAAAACTGTTATTTTACAGTTGGGTAGAGCAGCTCATTCCACAGAAGTCATACAGAAGACATCTGGTTGCGATACTTTGGGATTGTCTTGAACCCATATAGCTGAATCAGTACATTTGACCTTTAAGGTacttttgaaatgaataatttttatttatttattaatttatttatttttgtgtgtcagATCCCGGTTTGCTGATTTCCAACACAACTGTCAGCCAGCTCCTCTGTCTGCCTCTGGCTGCATGCGAGAGAGCAGAGCTATGTGCCTCAAGGCCTACGCCGGACTCATAGGTGAGTAAACGAAAGCAGAGATGTTGTTGAGGGATGGAATCATTTTGTGGAAAAGGCAGAACACAGCGTGAAGGATTATTAGAAATCATCCGCAGGTGTCTTGCAGTGATATTTGGCTTTCATAATCCTTTTTCTCCCCAGAGAGCAACTCTTTACTAGTTTTAGAAACAGTCATTGCGTTTAGCAATATGTTGCATCTTTTGTCAGTGGTTTTGTTTGTCTGCAATAATTGGCTTTAACTCccgaacaattttaaaaaaaacacattaaccATTAAATAATACTAAAGTACTTCATGAGTACTTTCCAGATACTGTACTGTTTCGCCATTACCATTATGTAACcctttatataatatataaataaaattgtaacaaACCACATTGACTCAGACAATATCAAAACCCCTGATGAGGGTTtttaattctttgttttgttaaaatttcCTAATCGGAAGACACAATCACGAAAAGTCATGTTTTCTCCATCTTCTGTATGGACAATTCTTCAATTCTGTTTTGTTGCTGCCGCTTAGGGATTCCTGTACGGCAAAAAATCTCACATTTATATTTCCACCAGCAGCTCATCAAATTGTCTTGTTCCCTCATTTTCCCTCTTACTGTatctttcaaaacattttttgacccTGTTGCAATACCACGAATATTGTCAGTAGTCTGCTTGGTCTCTTCAACAGAGGCACGGGGCATTAATAATCTTAGCAGACGTAAAACAGAGGTTTTTTGGCTTTTTCAGGCACCATTATGACTCCCAACTACGTGAGCAACAGCAGCACAGAGGTGTCCCAGTGGTGCACATGTGATGGCAGCGGCAACGAATGGCAGGGCTGTCAACGCATCCTGCAGATgttcaaaaacaacatttgtctGCGTGAGTGTCATTTGGTAGACAGAACAATGAACACACTGACTGTGCTGTgattaatatcatttcaatttaaatattgCAATACATCTTCCACAAGGTCAtaataaaagttgttttttttcttcggcAATGGAGTAGATAAGCCCATGGAGGCACATATGCCGTGACATTTTGGGGCAACAGATGTGACtatgcaaatattttaaaagctcCTGCAATGCTCCTACTGGTATTTCAGAGTCTGCATAGCAAGTTTCAGCTTTGGTTTTGGCCTGGTTAAGGTTGGATGGATATGGCTGGTCTTGTATAGAGTACCTTAAGTGAcacgagtgaaaatacaagTATCTTAACAGAAACTAACTTCAGTACTGTCatgaggacaggacccaaaatgcacgactccaattcaaatggacagtttcaaaaagagaggtttaataaacgggcagagatCGGTACACaagcaggcaatccgaaaaggcaacagtattaaaaaaaaaaggcaaggtcaataatcagaacagggtctaggcttactatgagtcggtgacgtggaaacaaagaatgctggaatgtgacaacaaggtacaacgaactggcgaccagaaagaatgagacacgatgttaaatgcatggggtaattagggtaaacgaggcacaggttgggaagatgctctcaggagcaggtgtgtacgagacagggggaagacaacaaccataacacacacccacgaCAGTACTGTAGAAGTTTAAGTAACCTTGTAGAGTATTACTCGAGTAAAGGTCCTAAAGTAGCTGACATTAAGTATCAAATGTAATTTACTCACACtaaatgtacttaaaagtaCAAGTATTTTGAGTTTTGATTTTGTAGAGCTTTGGTTATGTCTttatttctccatccatccattttctacactgcttatcctcactagggtcacgggcatgctggcccaacgaacctgggagcaagcttccgggactccacccAGAGTGAAAGATGCTTGGTGGAgtgccaaactcgctgacccactttgtagttctgGGTCAGTGTCCTACTgtcagctgcggtcttgtaggaccgtcctTGGCGTAGCAGCATTTGGTGGggtcgctcccaggtcctcctgcagcgtctcaccaaggtcaatgcagatggaactgtggattctggggctgtGGCaggagatggttggtaaccatgcacaatgtgaaaaggtgaTAGACcagaattgtgagagaactcgacccaaaccagcttctgagtccaggattgtggctcctgtgacgAGAGACAttggagcccagtctccaggtcctggttcagcctctcagtttgtccattggtttca
The DNA window shown above is from Phyllopteryx taeniolatus isolate TA_2022b chromosome 17, UOR_Ptae_1.2, whole genome shotgun sequence and carries:
- the LOC133467621 gene encoding GDNF family receptor alpha-4-like, whose amino-acid sequence is MPQDGGKVVSGAQGPLLDISIGRERRRWRCKARENSRVASSSAHGRYLLSRVRGVVVGQLLRISYLVLRSGRARVGASSSSPSSRDGRLACGSSRRLCELLPAGCHFDSPPLQKCPMSAHRMMFIGLLLQVFSHGSTPVSASLDCLLAEQGCIQEQSCMVLYRLLEYCADEEAVSPLGPEARTECLEAQNSLQHHRPLQVCKCQRGSRREEHCLRVYWTVRFGAYDEYEVSPYEELEFSLVRNIDMSHMASIMAASSVSVDGHNQCLKAAQDCGLYEKCGSLRSEYVVACTKRAAASDNTCNRQKCHRALRRFLERVPEEYSFALLFCPCSDTLCGERRRKTIVPSCSYEENTKGEDRVGKPNCLNLQNYCSRDELCRSRFADFQHNCQPAPLSASGCMRESRAMCLKAYAGLIGTIMTPNYVSNSSTEVSQWCTCDGSGNEWQGCQRILQMFKNNICLRAAISSMGVSVAPPAETSPVPAPEPSPRVHSVNSLPEFTTIETSEEVEQEEVKSEEFNMIPPYSEKDSNTESRATERQRGTASSLAPVFPLLLFSVLILDWDC